A window of the Salipiger sp. H15 genome harbors these coding sequences:
- a CDS encoding LysR family transcriptional regulator, which produces MPAKPAIADLNWNLLRSFCVIAEEKGITRAAKRLNMSQPSVSLALQRLEEQLGCQLVFRGSRHFALTLRGEKIYQECSEIFRGVDRIAVLSEDRNDEEFGELNLSIISRLNSPLIDEALRLYHQRCPSITWRIEVQNSAETVRRISQEKAGIGICLLTKPIIGLTCRHLFREEFSVFCGAEHRLFGKTEVDVRDLQQEPVVAFSCATEGMGLEPMIMLREGLGLGNRISGSSHDLEEVRRMIVCGLGIGILPAVAVVEEVEQGQLWPLKLVDQPLGADVFLVHSQQSQLTPPEQLFVDLIEELLNLYPEMS; this is translated from the coding sequence ATGCCTGCGAAACCGGCCATCGCCGATCTGAACTGGAACCTGCTGCGCAGCTTCTGCGTGATCGCCGAGGAGAAGGGCATCACCCGCGCCGCCAAGCGGCTGAACATGAGCCAGCCCTCGGTGAGCCTCGCGCTGCAGCGGCTCGAGGAACAGCTCGGCTGCCAGCTCGTGTTCCGCGGCAGCCGGCATTTCGCGCTGACCCTCCGGGGCGAGAAGATCTACCAGGAATGCTCCGAGATCTTCCGCGGCGTGGACCGCATCGCGGTGCTCTCGGAGGATCGCAACGACGAGGAATTCGGCGAGCTCAACCTGTCGATCATCTCGCGCCTGAACTCGCCGCTGATCGACGAGGCGCTGCGGCTCTACCACCAGCGCTGCCCGTCGATCACCTGGCGGATCGAGGTGCAGAACTCGGCCGAGACCGTCCGGCGCATCTCGCAGGAGAAGGCCGGCATCGGCATCTGCCTGCTGACCAAGCCGATCATCGGGCTGACCTGCCGGCATCTCTTCCGCGAGGAGTTCAGCGTCTTCTGCGGGGCCGAGCACCGGCTCTTCGGCAAGACCGAGGTCGACGTGCGCGACCTGCAGCAGGAGCCGGTCGTCGCCTTCTCCTGCGCGACCGAGGGCATGGGGCTCGAGCCGATGATCATGCTGCGCGAGGGGCTGGGGCTCGGCAACCGCATCAGCGGCTCGAGCCATGACCTCGAGGAGGTGCGGCGGATGATCGTCTGCGGGCTCGGCATCGGCATCCTGCCCGCGGTGGCCGTGGTCGAGGAGGTCGAGCAGGGCCAGCTCTGGCCGCTGAAGCTGGTCGACCAGCCGCTCGGCGCGGACGTCTTCCTCGTGCACAGCCAGCAGAGCCAGCTGACGCCGCCGGAACAGCTCTTCGTCGACCTGATCGAGGAGCTTCTGAACCTCTACCCCGAGATGTCCTGA
- a CDS encoding Zn-dependent hydrolase: protein MSFSPETRVSLDRFWSTIEASAEIGKGRPGGLSRLTLTDSDREMRDLFVSWCEDAGLAVEIDELGSIFARREGTDAALPPIYIGSHLDTQINGGRFDGIAGVLAGLELVRCLNDLGHVTRRPIVVVDWTNEEGARFSPPMVASGCFVGKYERDWVYALEADDGPRFGDELERIGYKGAMPCKAGEIDAYFELHIEQGPILDAEKRQVGVVTGGYPSHGVRVRFDGETAHTGPTPMDLRHNALIAGARFLTAVDDIGWEFAVGDGKATGSRLAAWPNKPGILSDTAQCIADVRHPDPITARVMAEKMRRAAHAAAAMAGCQAVIEDEWSWGGDIFDAELITGIRDEAIRQGWNWRDIQSQAGHDAYHMALHCPTAMIFTPCKGGITHNNNESCEPADFEAGLNMLLHAVVARADR, encoded by the coding sequence ATGAGCTTTTCCCCTGAAACCCGCGTCTCGCTGGACCGGTTCTGGTCGACCATCGAGGCCTCGGCCGAGATCGGCAAGGGCCGTCCCGGCGGCCTGTCGCGGCTGACCCTGACCGACAGCGACCGCGAGATGCGCGACCTCTTCGTGAGCTGGTGCGAGGACGCCGGGCTCGCGGTCGAGATCGACGAGCTTGGCTCGATCTTCGCGCGGCGCGAGGGCACCGACGCGGCGCTGCCGCCGATCTACATCGGCAGCCACCTCGACACGCAGATCAACGGCGGCCGCTTCGACGGTATCGCCGGGGTGCTGGCGGGGCTCGAGCTGGTGCGCTGCCTGAACGATCTGGGCCACGTCACCCGCCGCCCCATCGTCGTCGTCGACTGGACCAACGAGGAGGGCGCGCGCTTCTCGCCGCCGATGGTCGCCTCGGGCTGCTTCGTCGGCAAGTACGAGCGGGACTGGGTCTACGCGCTCGAGGCCGATGACGGCCCGCGCTTCGGCGACGAGCTCGAGCGCATCGGCTACAAGGGCGCGATGCCCTGCAAGGCCGGCGAGATCGACGCCTATTTCGAGCTGCACATCGAGCAGGGCCCGATCCTCGACGCCGAGAAGCGGCAGGTGGGCGTGGTCACCGGCGGCTATCCCTCGCACGGCGTGCGGGTCCGCTTCGACGGCGAGACCGCCCATACCGGCCCGACCCCGATGGACCTGCGCCACAACGCGCTGATCGCCGGGGCGCGCTTCCTGACCGCCGTCGACGACATCGGCTGGGAGTTCGCCGTGGGCGACGGCAAGGCCACCGGCTCGCGCCTCGCCGCCTGGCCGAACAAGCCGGGGATCCTGTCGGACACCGCGCAATGCATCGCCGACGTGCGCCACCCCGATCCGATCACCGCGCGGGTGATGGCCGAGAAGATGCGCCGCGCCGCCCATGCCGCCGCCGCCATGGCGGGCTGCCAGGCGGTGATCGAGGACGAGTGGAGCTGGGGCGGCGACATCTTCGACGCCGAGCTGATCACCGGCATCCGTGACGAGGCCATCCGGCAGGGCTGGAACTGGCGCGACATCCAGTCCCAGGCGGGGCATGACGCCTATCACATGGCGCTGCACTGCCCGACGGCGATGATCTTCACCCCCTGCAAGGGCGGCATCACCCACAACAACAACGAAAGCTGCGAGCCCGCGGATTTCGAGGCCGGGCTCAACATGCTGCTGCACGCGGTGGTCGCGCGCGCCGACCGCTGA